Within Runella rosea, the genomic segment TCGCGGTGGAGGTAGCTACGAACGGCCAAGTTGCCCATCAGTACGATTTCGGCCAGTGGGCCAGCTTCATCGAAGGAAGAACTGGTGTAGGTGCCGAAACCTGCTTTGCAGGCTTTTACCCATTGCTGTTGGTGGCCAGTGGTGTCTCCTTCTACCAATGCGCGGGTGGGAGCGGGGAATTTTACGTTCTGTAATTGTCCTTTGACAAATAACTTAGGATTGTTGCCAAACAGCTCACAAGCGAGTACCCCTTTGGTTCCGATAAACATAACGCCACCGTCAACACTGGCAAATATTTTTTCGTAATCGCAACCTTCGGGAATTTTGGGTCGGATGCCGCCGTCGTACCACGAAAGACTTAATTCAGGGTATTTCTTAGAACTTGGTTTGGGAAACTTAAAGTGGATTGACGTGGCTTGTGGGCCAATATCACCAAAGAAAGCCTCTTTGAAAAAGTCGGCATATACCGAACTTGCCGAACACTCAACGGAGGTAGGATACCCCAATTTGAGGGTACGAAACGGTACATCCATGAAGTGGCAACCCATGTCGCCAAGTGCGCCCGTACCAAAGTCCCAATAACCGCGCCAACGCGTGGGCATGTAGGCTTCGTGGTACTCACGGTAAGGGGCAGTACCGAGCCACAAATCCCAGTCTACTTCGGCTGGAATGGGCATGGTTTCTTTTTTATCTCTGGGCGATTTTACCCCCTGCGGCCACACGGGGCGGTCGGTCCAAACCTCCACCGTATGTACTTCTCCAATCATGCCCGACTGGACAATGGCTTCGGTTTGGCGGGTACCTTTGCCGCTGGAGCCTTGGTTGCCCATTTGGGTCACAAGTTTCTTTTCTTTGGCGAGTTGGGTCAGCATTCGGGCTTCCCAAATATCGTGCGTGAGGGGTTTTTCGAGGTAAATATGTTTGCCCAATTGCATAGCGGCACTAC encodes:
- a CDS encoding Gfo/Idh/MocA family protein, giving the protein MNSKNKKMVNRRGFLKGSATAAAGFMIVPRHVLGKGFVAPSDKLNMAAVGCGGKAGVNIPLAYNNGSDNIVALCDVDDRQAVKFRKQFPNAPYYRDYRKMLEKEAKNIDAVIVTTPDHMHYVIGSAAMQLGKHIYLEKPLTHDIWEARMLTQLAKEKKLVTQMGNQGSSGKGTRQTEAIVQSGMIGEVHTVEVWTDRPVWPQGVKSPRDKKETMPIPAEVDWDLWLGTAPYREYHEAYMPTRWRGYWDFGTGALGDMGCHFMDVPFRTLKLGYPTSVECSASSVYADFFKEAFFGDIGPQATSIHFKFPKPSSKKYPELSLSWYDGGIRPKIPEGCDYEKIFASVDGGVMFIGTKGVLACELFGNNPKLFVKGQLQNVKFPAPTRALVEGDTTGHQQQWVKACKAGFGTYTSSSFDEAGPLAEIVLMGNLAVRSYLHRENGKFTGRKKLLWDGANMKITNFDEANAFVKRQYREGWT